AGCAGGGTAGTTGGGCGCCATGATGATGGGGCGCTCATACCCCTCTTCGCGCATGTAGGCACCCATGGCGCCGTGCAGGTTGTCGTTCTGGTAAGCGACGTTGAAGTAGTTCTCGTGGCACATTCGCCCTGCCAAATCGGAGGGCCCAGCATTAGGTGACAGGTAGAAGGTGCCCTGGCGTACCACCGAAGGAACGACCGCCATTGCCAGGTTGGACCAGATAATGCCAGTAAGAATATCGACCTCATCACGCTGCATAAACTCGTTGGCCAGCGTGCGTGCCAGGTCGGGGCGTCTCGCGTCATCCTGAATCAGCACTTCCACGTCGTCGCGGCCCGACTGCTCAAGGGCCAGCATGAAACCGTCGCGAACGTCCACACCCAGGTGCGAACCGCCGCCTGAGAGGGTGGTGATCATGCCGATCTTGACGTCATCAGCGTGAGCCGTTACCAGGCTGGAGGAGAGCAGTAAGCCAAGGCCAAAGCGGGATATCATTTTCATGGATCATTCCTCATTTTTTTAATCGTTTATTACTTAGAGGGTCATGCGTTGGTGCTATTAGTTTTGGTGCTGTTGATGTTAGTGCTATTCACATTGATGTCAGGAGAGCCAGCGCTCAGGTAGTGCTCCTGGCTCAGCCGAAAGCGCTGAACCTTACCCGTGGGTGTTTTAGGTAGTGCCTCGATAAATCGTATGGAGCGAGGGTACTTATACGGCGCGATGGTCTGCTTCACGAAGTCCTGCAACATTTGCTGACACTCTTCATCTTGCTGAAAACCATCGTTTAGAACAACAAAAGCCTCGACAATTTGGCCGCGCTCCTGGCTGGGCGCTCCGATCACCGCGCACTCTTTCACGGCAGGGTGAGCCAGCAGGGCTGCTTCCACCTCGGGGCCTGCGATGTTATAGCCTGCCGAGACGATCATGTCGTCGTTGCGGGCTGCGAAGTGGAAGTAACCCACCTCATCCTGGTAAAACGCATCACCGGTGATATTCCAGCCCGCCTTTACATACTTTTGCTGGCGCTTATCGGCCAGGTAGCGGCAGCCGGTAGGGCCGCGCACGGCCAGTTTGCCGACCGTGCCGTGGGGCACATCATTCATCTCGTCATCAACAATACGCGCTTCGTAACCGGTCACCGGCTTGCCGGTACAGCTGGGGCGATGGTCATCCAGACGGTTGGAGATAAAGATGTGCAGCATCTCTGTCGCGCCGATGCCATCGAGGATGGGCGTACCGGTTTGCTTGATCCAGTCATGATAAATCGGTGCGGGCAGGGTTTCGCCAGCGGAAACCGCCACGCGCAGACTGCTCAAATCCTCATGGCTGGTAGGCGCCGACAGCATCGCCCGGTAGGCCGTCGGTGCGGTGAAGACCACCGTGGCCTGATACTCGCGGATAATGTCCATCATATTGGGCGGGGAGGCGTGTTCGAGTAGTACGGCGGTGGCGCCGAAGCGCAGCGGGAAAATGGCCAGCCCGCCCAGGCCAAAGGTAAATGCCAGCGGCGGCGAACCGACGAACACGTCCTCGGGTGTTACCTGTAGGACTTCCTTGGCGTAGCCGTCGGCAATGACCAGCAGGTCGCGGTGAAAGTGCATGGTGGCTTTGGGTGAGCCGGTAGTGCCAGAGGTAAACCCCAGCAGCGCCACATCGTCGGCGGCGGTATCCACCGCTTTAAAGGAGGCGGGTTTGCCCAGCGCTAAACGGTCAAGCTCTGCGTCGTGGTTAGCTGTGCCATCAAAGCCAACCACACGTTTGAGCGCCGGGCTATGTTGTTGGCACTCAATCAGTTCATCGAGCAGGCGGGTATCGCAGAGGGCGAGGCTGATTGCCGCTTTATCGATTACCTGGCATAGCTCTTTGGTGCGCAGCATCGGCATGGTGTTGACCACCACGGCGCCGGCCTTGGTGGCGGCCAGCCAGCAGGCCACCATGGCCGGGTTGTTCGCCGAACGGATCAATACCCGCTGGCCGGGAACCACGCCCAGGTCTTCGACTAGCACGTGAGCAAGGCGGTTGGTCCACTCGGTGAGCTCTTGATAGGTGCGACGACGGCCATTGCCCGCTAAGGCAATTCGTTCACCGTAACCCTGGTCGAGCAGCCGGTCGCAGAGTTCAACGCCCGCGTTAAGTCGTTGGGGATAATTGTAGCCCGCGAGCAGGAACTCAGGCTGACAATCAGTGGGTGGCAGGTTATCCCGCGCAAAAGTATCAGCATGGGCCGACTGGATGTACATGACCAACCTCCGTATTTGGTGTCGTTGTTTATTCCTGACGACGCCTCTGCGTGAGGCGTTATCAGGGATACGGTGTCTGGCGTTGTGTTTTATTGTTTTTGAGAGCTACTGTACGGTTTTTTGCTATTTACTCTTCCGCGAGCATGCTGCGGGCGATGACTACTTTTTGTACATCTGAGGCACCTTCATAAATACGCAGCGCGCGGATTTCCCGATAGAGGCTTTCGATAATATGGCCTTTGCGAACGCCGTCGCCGCCGTGAAGCTGTACTGCCTGGTCAATCACCTGCTGGGCCTGGTCGGTGGCAAATAGCTTGGCCATTGCCGCTTCGCGAGTTACCCGCTCCGCGCCTTGATCTTTCGTCCAAGCAGCGCGGTAAACCAGAAGGGCGGCGGCATCCACGTTTAGCGCCATATCGGCCAAGTGGCCCTGCACCATTTGTAGATCAGCAAGAGTGGCGCCAAACAGCTCCCGGGAGCGGCTGCGGGAGAGCGACTCTTCCAGTGCCCGGCGGGCGAAGCCCAGGGCTGCCGCGCCAACCGTGGAGCGGAAAACGTCCAGCACCGACATGGCGATCTTAAAGCCCTGCCCAGGCTTGCCGATCAAGGCGCTAGCAGGCAGCACCATATCGTTGAAGCCCAGCCGTGCCAGCGGGTGAGGTGCCACCGACTCCAGGCGCTCACGAATCTCCAGTCCGGGTGTGTCGGCAGGCACTAAAAAGGCCGAAAGGCCTTTGGCACCGGGATCTTCGCCGGTGCGGGCAAAGACCGTGTAGATGTCGGCGATGCCGCCGTTAGAGATCCAGATCTTTTCGCCATTTAAGCGGTAGCTGTCGCCATCGCGCTCGGCGGTAGTATCCAGTTGGGCCACATCAGATCCCGAGCGTGGCTCGCTTAGGGCAAACGCGGAAATGGCTTCACCACGCCGGGTTTTGTCCAGCCACTGCTTCTGTTCATCGCTGCCATAAAGGCTGATGGCGCCGGTTCCCAGCCCCTGCATGGCAAATGAAAAATCGGCCAGGCCATCATGGCGAGCCAGGGTTTCACGGATCAGGCAGAGACTGCGCACATCGATATGCTCGCCCGCTGTGCCTTCCAGAAACCCGGCCTTGCCTAAATCGCGTACCAGTTGAATACAGGTGGTATCCACGTCGCTGTGGTCGCGGGGAAGTTCAGAGCGGCACCACGCTTCGAGCTGCTGGGAAAGTTCGCGGTGCCTGGCCTCGAAAAAGGGCCACGCTAGAAAGCTCGTGTCGCTCATCAGTCCCCCTTGAACTCAGGTTTTTGTTTGGCTACAAAGGCGTGGTAGGCGCGCGCGAAATCGTTGGTCTGCATGCAGATCGCCTGGGCCTGGGCTTCTGATTCGATGGCCTGCTCCAGGCTCATGGACCACTCCTGATTTAGCTGGGTCTTGGTAATGCTGTGGGCAAAGGTGGGCCCACTAGCCAGCCGGGTGGCGTAGGCGATGGCGTCTTCTTCGAGAGCGTCCGATTCGACCACACGGTTGTAGAAGCCCCACTGCAGACCTTCCTCGGCACTCATGCTGCGGCCGCTGTAGAGCAGGTCGGCGGCGCGGCCCTGGCCGATAATGCGCGGTAGCATGGCGCAGGCGCCCATATCGCAGCCCGCCAAGCCCACCCGGGTAAACAGGAATGCTGTGCTGGCGCGAGGGGTGGCAAAGCGAATATCCGAGGACATGGCGATAATTGCCCCTGCACCCACGCAAATGCCGTCCACCGCGGCAATGATCGGTTTGCCGCAGTTGAGCATGGCCTTGACCAGATCCCCGGTCATGCGGGTGAACTCGAGCAGGCCCTTCATATCCTTGCCCACCAGGGGGCCGATGATTTCGTGTACGTCGCCGCCGGAGCAGAAGTTCTCGCCGTTGGAGGTAAACACCACGGCATGCACATCCGAGGCATAGACCAGGTCACGGAAGGTATCGCGCAGCTCAGCGTAGCTCTCAAAGGTCAGTGGGTTCTTGCGCTCTGGGCGATTCAACCGGATAACGGCGACACCACCTCTCATTTCCCAAATAAAATGCTCGGGGGCTAAGTCAGCCATGCTCTTCATACTCTTGTTCTCGCCTGTCAGTGATTAATCTGTGCCGCCGTCGTTAAGATAAGGAGGCGTCTTTAGAGGCAGTCGGCAAGCGGTGCAGCAGTTCGCCTATGTGGTGAGCGTCCTCTTCGGTTACCCCCTCAAACAGCGCATTGATCCAGCGCTCATGCTCAACGGCCATGGCCCTGAAGCTTTCGCGACCAGTGCTGGTCAGGCAGACCCGCGTGGCGCGCCGGTCGCCCTCAATGGCAATACGCTCCACGGCGCCATCCTCTACTAAGCGGTCAATAATGCCGGTGACGTTGCCGTTGGAAACCCGCAGCCGCTTGGAGAGCTCGTTCATTTTTAGGCCCTCCTCCGCGGCATATAGCGCGGCCATCACATCAAAACGCGGCAGCGTAGAGTCATGCTCAGTGCGCAGGCGTTCACGCAGCTCGGACTCCACCTGACGGGTAACCCGCAGCATGCGCAGCCATAAGCGCAGGCGCTCCTTGCTTAAGCCTTTCTTTTCTACACCGTTTTTTTCTAGACCCTCGGCTGTCATACCTCTCCTCCTGAGATTGAGATCGCCTGTCCGTTTATTGCGCCACTGTTAGGCCCGCATAGCCATAGGGCCGTTGCGGTGACTTCCGCAGGTGTGACTAAGCGGCCGGTGGGGTTGGTCGATTGAAAGTGCGCGGTGGCTTGTTCGGCTGACTGGCCGGTTTTGGTCACAATATTCTCCACGCTGGCGGCCAGTAACGGCGTATCGGTAAAGCCGGGGCAGAGCGCATTAACGGTCATATCGCGGGTGGCGGTTTCAGCCGCCAGAGAACGTACCAACCCCACTACGCCATGCTTTGCCGCGCAGTAAGCGCCCACATATGCGTAACCTTTAAGGCCCGCAGTGGAGGCAACGGCGATAAGGCGCCCGCCGTCGTTCAACTGCTTCAAGCCCTCGCGCAGGGTCAGAAACACTCCGCTAAGGTTGACGTTCAACATGCGCTGCCACTGCTCGAAGGAGGTCTTGGCGAACGGCGCGCTCTCTGCCGCCCCGGCGTTGGCAATAACGATATCCACACTGCCGATCTTCTCGAATAGCGCCACCATGGCGGCTTCGTCGGTGACATCGACCACCGCGAAGTGAATGGCGTTGTGCTGCTCGGCGACGGCTTGAAGAGCAGCCTCCCGACGGCCGGTAATGGTGACGTCGGCGCCTGCTTGAGCAAAGGCCAGGGCCATATCGGCACCGATACCGCTGCCGCCGCCGGTAATCACCGCCCGCTTGCCTGCCAGGCTGTTCGCTGCCGAGTTTCTATCGGATTGGCTCATACCCAACCCTCGCCACGTTCAGCCAAGCGCTGTAGCTGATCGGCGCCGGCTCGGTAGGGCGCCGGCCACTCCACCTCACTATCGCCCAGCCCCGCAGCAACGTGCAGTAGCCAGTAGGGGTCGGCAAGATGAGGGCGAGCGATACAGACTAAGTCGGCGCGCCCAGCCATCAGAATCGAGTTCACATGGTCGGCCTGATAGATATTGCCCACCGCCATGGTGGCGATTGGCGTCTCATTACGAATCCGGTCAGAGAAGGGCGTTTGGAACATGCGCCCATAGACCGGTTTGGCCTGGGTTGAAGTTTGCCCGGCAGAGACATCGACAATATCCACCTCCGCGTCGCGCAGCCGTTTGGCGATCTCTACCGCATCGTCGGGGGTGATGCCTTCAGCGCCGCACCAGTCGTTGGCAGAAATGCGCACCGACAGCGGCTTATGGGCAGGCCAAACGCGACGCACGGCGTTGATCACTTCAAGCGGGTAGCGCAGCCGGTTATCCAGTGAACCGCCATACTCATCGTCACGGTGGTTGGTTAATGGCGTGATAAACGAAGAGAGCAGGTAGCCGTGGGCGGCGTGGATCTCGATCATGTCGAAACCTGCGTGATCGGCCATCTGCGCCGCGCTAACGAACTCGTCGCGCACGCGATCCATATCGCGCCGATCCATGGCTTTGGGTACTTGATTGCGCGCTGACCAGGGCTGTGCTGAAGCTGCCAATATTGGCCAATTGCCATCCGCAAGCGGGGCATCCATTTCCTGCCAGCCCAGTTGAGTAGAGCCTTTTGCTCCTGAGTGGCCGATTTGGGCGCACAGCTTGGCCTTGGTTTCCGTGTGCACGAAATCACAAAGACGCTTCCACGCTGATTCATGTTCGGGGGCGTATAAGCCTGGGCAGCCGGGGGTAATTCGCCCGGTGGGGCTGACGCAAGTCATCTCGGTGTATACCAGGCCTGCGCCACCCTTGGCGCGCTCTGCGTAGTGGCTAAAGTGCCAATCGGTAGGGCAGCCATCGACGGCTTTATACTGGGCCATTGGGGAGACCACCACGCGATTAACCAGGGTCATATCGCGCAGTTGATAAGGCGCAAACATCGGTGCGCGGGCGCTGCCAGGGTTGCCCGCCTGGGTTTGAAACCAGCGCTCTGCGCTCTCCAGCCAATTTGGGTCGCGCACCCGTAAGTTTTCGTGGCTAATGCGCTGGGAACGGGTTAACAGCGAGTAGTTGAACTGTACCGGGTCGAGATCC
This Vreelandella neptunia DNA region includes the following protein-coding sequences:
- a CDS encoding benzoate-CoA ligase family protein; this encodes MYIQSAHADTFARDNLPPTDCQPEFLLAGYNYPQRLNAGVELCDRLLDQGYGERIALAGNGRRRTYQELTEWTNRLAHVLVEDLGVVPGQRVLIRSANNPAMVACWLAATKAGAVVVNTMPMLRTKELCQVIDKAAISLALCDTRLLDELIECQQHSPALKRVVGFDGTANHDAELDRLALGKPASFKAVDTAADDVALLGFTSGTTGSPKATMHFHRDLLVIADGYAKEVLQVTPEDVFVGSPPLAFTFGLGGLAIFPLRFGATAVLLEHASPPNMMDIIREYQATVVFTAPTAYRAMLSAPTSHEDLSSLRVAVSAGETLPAPIYHDWIKQTGTPILDGIGATEMLHIFISNRLDDHRPSCTGKPVTGYEARIVDDEMNDVPHGTVGKLAVRGPTGCRYLADKRQQKYVKAGWNITGDAFYQDEVGYFHFAARNDDMIVSAGYNIAGPEVEAALLAHPAVKECAVIGAPSQERGQIVEAFVVLNDGFQQDEECQQMLQDFVKQTIAPYKYPRSIRFIEALPKTPTGKVQRFRLSQEHYLSAGSPDINVNSTNINSTKTNSTNA
- a CDS encoding acyl-CoA dehydrogenase family protein, with amino-acid sequence MSDTSFLAWPFFEARHRELSQQLEAWCRSELPRDHSDVDTTCIQLVRDLGKAGFLEGTAGEHIDVRSLCLIRETLARHDGLADFSFAMQGLGTGAISLYGSDEQKQWLDKTRRGEAISAFALSEPRSGSDVAQLDTTAERDGDSYRLNGEKIWISNGGIADIYTVFARTGEDPGAKGLSAFLVPADTPGLEIRERLESVAPHPLARLGFNDMVLPASALIGKPGQGFKIAMSVLDVFRSTVGAAALGFARRALEESLSRSRSRELFGATLADLQMVQGHLADMALNVDAAALLVYRAAWTKDQGAERVTREAAMAKLFATDQAQQVIDQAVQLHGGDGVRKGHIIESLYREIRALRIYEGASDVQKVVIARSMLAEE
- a CDS encoding enoyl-CoA hydratase family protein, whose product is MADLAPEHFIWEMRGGVAVIRLNRPERKNPLTFESYAELRDTFRDLVYASDVHAVVFTSNGENFCSGGDVHEIIGPLVGKDMKGLLEFTRMTGDLVKAMLNCGKPIIAAVDGICVGAGAIIAMSSDIRFATPRASTAFLFTRVGLAGCDMGACAMLPRIIGQGRAADLLYSGRSMSAEEGLQWGFYNRVVESDALEEDAIAYATRLASGPTFAHSITKTQLNQEWSMSLEQAIESEAQAQAICMQTNDFARAYHAFVAKQKPEFKGD
- a CDS encoding MarR family winged helix-turn-helix transcriptional regulator, with protein sequence MTAEGLEKNGVEKKGLSKERLRLWLRMLRVTRQVESELRERLRTEHDSTLPRFDVMAALYAAEEGLKMNELSKRLRVSNGNVTGIIDRLVEDGAVERIAIEGDRRATRVCLTSTGRESFRAMAVEHERWINALFEGVTEEDAHHIGELLHRLPTASKDASLS
- a CDS encoding SDR family NAD(P)-dependent oxidoreductase, encoding MSQSDRNSAANSLAGKRAVITGGGSGIGADMALAFAQAGADVTITGRREAALQAVAEQHNAIHFAVVDVTDEAAMVALFEKIGSVDIVIANAGAAESAPFAKTSFEQWQRMLNVNLSGVFLTLREGLKQLNDGGRLIAVASTAGLKGYAYVGAYCAAKHGVVGLVRSLAAETATRDMTVNALCPGFTDTPLLAASVENIVTKTGQSAEQATAHFQSTNPTGRLVTPAEVTATALWLCGPNSGAINGQAISISGGEV
- a CDS encoding bifunctional salicylyl-CoA 5-hydroxylase/oxidoreductase is translated as MRIACLGGGPAGLYFAISVKLHDPSHEMVVIERNRADDTFGWGVVLSDETLDNLAANDPVSAERIREHFAYWDDIAVVHKGVGTVSTGHGFCGIGRRQLLILLQERARELGVEMRFETDITEASIEQLRREYDLVLAADGLNSRTRQTYAEHFKPDIDVRACKFVWLGTHQTFNDAFTFIFEKTEHGWVWAHAYQFDKDTATFIVECSEATWQAFGFGEMNQQESIAVCERIFAKHLDGHALMTNANHIRGSAWINFPRVLCERWSYENVVLMGDAAATAHFSIGSGSKLALESAIALANYLHSESSMQAAVARYEEDRRFEVLRLQSAARNSTEWFEQIERYLDLDPVQFNYSLLTRSQRISHENLRVRDPNWLESAERWFQTQAGNPGSARAPMFAPYQLRDMTLVNRVVVSPMAQYKAVDGCPTDWHFSHYAERAKGGAGLVYTEMTCVSPTGRITPGCPGLYAPEHESAWKRLCDFVHTETKAKLCAQIGHSGAKGSTQLGWQEMDAPLADGNWPILAASAQPWSARNQVPKAMDRRDMDRVRDEFVSAAQMADHAGFDMIEIHAAHGYLLSSFITPLTNHRDDEYGGSLDNRLRYPLEVINAVRRVWPAHKPLSVRISANDWCGAEGITPDDAVEIAKRLRDAEVDIVDVSAGQTSTQAKPVYGRMFQTPFSDRIRNETPIATMAVGNIYQADHVNSILMAGRADLVCIARPHLADPYWLLHVAAGLGDSEVEWPAPYRAGADQLQRLAERGEGWV